A stretch of DNA from Kazachstania africana CBS 2517 chromosome 3, complete genome:
TGTTAGAGGTGTTTCCGGTGGAGAACGTAAGCGTGTATCAATTGCTGAAGCGTTAGCTGCTAGAGGTACCGTATATTGTTGGGATAATGCTACCAGAGGTTTAGATGCCTCTACTGCTCTGGAATACGCCGCAGCCATCCGCATTATGACAAATTTACTGAAGTCAACTGCCTTCGTTACCATCTACCAAGCTTCTGAGAAtatttatgaaaaatttgacaagGTTACAGTATTATATGCTGGTAGACAAATATATTATGGTCCAATTCACGAAGCAAAAGAATACTTTGCCGAAATGGGTTATTTATGCCCTCCAAGACAGGCTACAGCCGAATTTTTGACAGCATTGACTGATCCAAAGGGGTTCCATCTTATTAAACCAGGTTATGAACATAAAGTACCACGTAGTGCGGAAGAGTTTGAAGCTTATTGGTTGAATTCGAAAGAATATGctcaattgaaaaatgaaatccAGACATACAAGGAAGAAGTTGATAGCGAAAAGACTAAGGAACTTTATGATATGTCAATGGCTGATGAAAAGTCTAAAGGTGCAAGGAAAAAGTCATATTATACTACCTCCTACCTAGAACAAGTGAGACTCTGTACCATCCGTggttttcaaagaatttatgGTAATAAAAGTTATACCGTTATCAATGTTGCCTCTGGTATCATCCAAGCCTTTATCAGTGGTTCATTGTTTTATAAAACACCTTCATCTACTGACGGTGCTTTTTCAAGAGGTGGTGTCATTTATTTTGCTTTGCTTTACTACTCCTTAATGGGTCTGGCCAATATTACTTTTGATCATAGAccaattttacaaaagCACAAGGGCTATTCTTTGTACCACCCATCTGCTGAAGCCTTAGCTAGTACATTGTCCGCATTTCCATTCAGAATGATCGGTTTGACATGCTTCTTGATCATCCTATATTTCTTAGCCGGCTTGCATACTAATGCAGGTTCTTTCTTTACTGTCTATTTATTCTTGACTATGTGTTCGGAATCAATTACAGgtttatttgaaatggtTGCTTCTGCATGTGATAATATCTCACAAGCTAACTCTCTAGCCGGTATTCTTATGATGTCGATTTCCATGTATTCCACGTATATGATTCAATTGCCATCAATGCATCCATGGTTCAAATGGATTTCTTACATTTTACCAATTAGATATGCTTTTGAAGCGATGTTGGAAGCTGAATTTCATGGTAGACATATGGAATGTACTACGCTTGTTCCAACAGGCCCAACCTACGCAAATGTTTCTTCCAGTAACAGGGTTTGTGCCTTCACTGGCTCTCAATTTGGTCAATCATATGTGTTGGGTGAtgattatttacaaatgCAATACCAATATACATATGGCCATGTCTGGAGAAACTTTGGTATTATGTGGTGCTTTGTTATTGGTTATCTTGTCATCAAAGCTGTTATCACTGAATACAAAAGGCCTGTTAAAGGCGGTGGAGACGCCTTACTTTTTAAGAAGGGTTCCAAGAGATTTGAGGTGACTACTGATATTGAATCTGGTGAAACTTCTCCAAGTGACttaaaagaaagatattcCACATCCAGTTCCAAAGGAGAAGATATCCAgtttgaagatttgaagTCAAAAGGTGTTTTTATTTGGAAGGATGTTTGTTACACTATTCCGTACGATGGTGGTCAACGTATGTTGCTGGATCACGTTTCTGGTTTTTGCAAGCCTGGTACTCTGACTGCTTTGATGGGTGAATCTGGTGCTGGTAAAACTACTTTATTGAACACGCTAGCTCAAAGAAATGTCGGTATTATTACTGGTGATATGTTAGTAAATGGTCATCATATTGATGCAAGTTTCGAAAGACGTACAGGTTATGTTCAGCAACAGGATATCCATATTGCAGAACTTACTGTTAGAGAATCATTACAATTCTCTGCTCGTTTACGTCGCCCTCAAAACATCtctgataaagaaaagatggACTACgtagaaaaaattattgatgtTTTAGATATGGAAGATTATGCTGAGGCTCTAGTCGGTGCTGTCGGTAATGGCTTAAATGTggaacaaagaaagaaactaTCTATTGGTGTGGAACTAGTCGCTAAACCTGACTTACTTTTATTCTTGGATGAACCTACCTCTGGTCTGGACTCCCAATCTTCTTGGGCCATTATTCAATTATTAAGGAAACTAGCAGCTGCGGGACAATCGATTCTATGTACAATCCATCAACCATCTGCTACACTTTTCGAGCAGTTCGATAGACTTCTTCTGCTCAAGAAAGGTGGTCAGACGGTTTATTTTGGTGATATTGGTGAGAACTCCTCCACATTATTAGGCTATTTTGAAAGGAATGGTGCAAGAAAATGTTCTAAGGCTGAAAACCCGGcagaatatattttagAGGCTATTGGTGCTGGTGCTACTGCATCTACTGATGCTGATTGGCACGAAATTTGGAAAACTTCCTCTGAGTTTGATAGTTCTAGCAAAGAGATTAGTGAATTAATCTCTGAGTTATCTCAAAAGCATTCCGATTCTGAAGGTAAGGAAACTGCAACCAAATATGCTACTTCATATTTCTACCAATTTAGATACGTCTGGTTAAGAACTGCAACTATGTTTTGGAGAAACTTGGATTACCTAATGTCCAAGATGATGCTTATGACAGTTGGTGGTTTATATATCGGTTTTacctttttcaatgtaGGGAAATCCTATATTGGTCTACAGAATGCTATGTTCGCGGCCTTTATGTCCATTGTTATCTCTGC
This window harbors:
- the KAFR0C00830 gene encoding pleiotropic drug resistance family ABC transporter (similar to Saccharomyces cerevisiae SNQ2 (YDR011W); ancestral locus Anc_3.220) — its product is MSSSISEDKKAPYESVASSASSEESFRGQYDDQNKRNSEFNAETLSRTLSRLSQDVENGRPSEIVSQVETLAEILSKHTTRDGELQLRNDDSFDAEAIFAAFARDSEEQGIHIRKAGVTLENVSAEGFDASALEGATFGNILCLPLTIYKGIKSKKGNKMKSILQNVNALARPGEMVLVLGRPGAGCSSFLKVTAGEIDQFAGGVTGDVAYDGISQDEMMKNYRADVIYNGELDVHFPYLTVKQTLDFAIACKMPAKRINNISKSEYIESTRDLYATIFGLRHTYQTKVGNDFVRGVSGGERKRVSIAEALAARGTVYCWDNATRGLDASTALEYAAAIRIMTNLLKSTAFVTIYQASENIYEKFDKVTVLYAGRQIYYGPIHEAKEYFAEMGYLCPPRQATAEFLTALTDPKGFHLIKPGYEHKVPRSAEEFEAYWLNSKEYAQLKNEIQTYKEEVDSEKTKELYDMSMADEKSKGARKKSYYTTSYLEQVRLCTIRGFQRIYGNKSYTVINVASGIIQAFISGSLFYKTPSSTDGAFSRGGVIYFALLYYSLMGLANITFDHRPILQKHKGYSLYHPSAEALASTLSAFPFRMIGLTCFLIILYFLAGLHTNAGSFFTVYLFLTMCSESITGLFEMVASACDNISQANSLAGILMMSISMYSTYMIQLPSMHPWFKWISYILPIRYAFEAMLEAEFHGRHMECTTLVPTGPTYANVSSSNRVCAFTGSQFGQSYVLGDDYLQMQYQYTYGHVWRNFGIMWCFVIGYLVIKAVITEYKRPVKGGGDALLFKKGSKRFEVTTDIESGETSPSDLKERYSTSSSKGEDIQFEDLKSKGVFIWKDVCYTIPYDGGQRMLLDHVSGFCKPGTLTALMGESGAGKTTLLNTLAQRNVGIITGDMLVNGHHIDASFERRTGYVQQQDIHIAELTVRESLQFSARLRRPQNISDKEKMDYVEKIIDVLDMEDYAEALVGAVGNGLNVEQRKKLSIGVELVAKPDLLLFLDEPTSGLDSQSSWAIIQLLRKLAAAGQSILCTIHQPSATLFEQFDRLLLLKKGGQTVYFGDIGENSSTLLGYFERNGARKCSKAENPAEYILEAIGAGATASTDADWHEIWKTSSEFDSSSKEISELISELSQKHSDSEGKETATKYATSYFYQFRYVWLRTATMFWRNLDYLMSKMMLMTVGGLYIGFTFFNVGKSYIGLQNAMFAAFMSIVISAPAMNQIQARAIASRALFEVRESKSNMFHWSFLLITQYLCEIPYHFLFSTIFFVSSYFPLRNHFGSSFSGVYFLNYSIMFQLYYVGLGLMILYMSPDLQSANVILGLILSFLISFCGVTQPKSLMPTFWTFMWKASPYTYFVQNIVGIMLHKKEVVCSTKELNYFDPPSGQTCGSYMEEYFKTGSGYVANPDDTSNCAYCIYSVGDEYLTHISSKYSYLWRNFGIYWLYIVFNIFAMVGVYYIFHVRQTSLLNISKVKKILGKSKK